A stretch of Caenibius tardaugens NBRC 16725 DNA encodes these proteins:
- the glk gene encoding glucokinase, whose protein sequence is MTRLVAADIGGTHVRFAVATLGAGDAIALGDPVTLRTGDYVSLKHAWDHFVDRCDASVPRCAALAVAGPISGGTVQMTNNSWTIRTDTLADELSLDRVIVLNDFAAVAHAAATLPDSAFLPLAGPDAPLPATGTVSVIGPGTGLGVAHFHRYTGGYHVQATEGGHIDFAPVDHVDDLILARLRKRHRRVSAERVVSGPAIVDIHAALATIAGHTLTEQDDKAIWQAGTARTDSLASTAVDRFCMALGSVAGDLALAHGAAGVVIAGGLGYRIRETLITSAFAERFRFKGRYEALMASLPVKLITHPQPGLFGAAAAFAREYPAS, encoded by the coding sequence ATGACCCGACTGGTCGCAGCGGATATCGGCGGCACCCATGTGCGCTTTGCCGTGGCCACGCTGGGCGCAGGCGACGCGATTGCGCTGGGTGATCCGGTCACGCTCAGAACCGGCGACTATGTCAGCCTGAAACATGCGTGGGACCATTTCGTGGATCGCTGCGACGCGTCTGTGCCCCGATGCGCCGCGCTTGCCGTGGCAGGCCCGATCAGTGGCGGCACGGTACAGATGACCAACAACAGCTGGACAATCCGCACCGACACATTGGCCGACGAACTCAGTCTGGACCGGGTGATCGTCCTCAACGATTTTGCGGCCGTAGCCCATGCGGCGGCGACCCTGCCCGACAGCGCATTTCTCCCTCTTGCCGGGCCAGACGCCCCCCTGCCCGCCACCGGCACGGTGAGTGTGATCGGGCCGGGCACCGGGCTGGGTGTCGCGCATTTCCACCGCTATACCGGCGGATACCACGTGCAGGCCACCGAAGGCGGGCATATCGATTTCGCCCCGGTGGACCATGTGGACGATCTGATCCTTGCCCGCTTGCGCAAACGCCACCGCCGCGTATCCGCCGAACGCGTGGTTTCCGGCCCCGCCATTGTCGATATTCACGCCGCGCTCGCCACCATCGCCGGCCACACCCTGACCGAACAGGATGACAAGGCGATCTGGCAGGCGGGCACCGCCCGCACCGACAGCCTTGCCAGCACAGCAGTGGACCGGTTCTGCATGGCGCTGGGCAGTGTCGCGGGCGATCTGGCGCTGGCCCATGGCGCGGCTGGCGTCGTCATCGCGGGCGGGCTGGGCTATCGCATCCGTGAAACACTGATCACATCGGCCTTTGCCGAACGGTTCCGCTTCAAGGGGCGTTACGAAGCCCTGATGGCCAGCCTGCCGGTCAAGCTCATTACCCACCCGCAACCGGGCCTGTTCGGGGCCGCCGCTGCATTTGCCAGGGAATATCCGGCATCATGA
- the eda gene encoding bifunctional 4-hydroxy-2-oxoglutarate aldolase/2-dehydro-3-deoxy-phosphogluconate aldolase yields the protein MTKSIEQIMRTAPVIPVLVIDDVRHARPLAEALVSGGLRVLEVTLRTPAALDAIREMRQVEGALVGAGTVLNPRDYDAAMKAGSAFIVSPGLTEALAGAVAGDGTPYLPGVATAGDIMHGLDLGLHHFKFFPATAAGGIPTLKALAAPFSQCRFCPTGGITAATAPDWLALDPVLCVGGSWLAPAGMPDFDAIAGAARQACALQGDHT from the coding sequence ATGACCAAATCCATCGAACAGATCATGCGCACCGCACCCGTCATCCCGGTCCTTGTGATCGATGATGTCCGCCATGCCCGCCCGCTTGCCGAAGCGCTCGTTTCCGGCGGGTTGCGCGTACTCGAAGTGACCTTGCGAACGCCTGCCGCGCTCGACGCGATCCGCGAAATGCGACAGGTCGAAGGCGCGCTTGTCGGGGCGGGCACCGTGCTCAACCCACGCGATTACGATGCCGCGATGAAGGCAGGCAGCGCGTTCATCGTGTCCCCCGGCCTGACGGAGGCGCTGGCGGGCGCGGTGGCGGGCGATGGCACGCCGTACCTGCCCGGTGTCGCCACGGCGGGGGACATTATGCACGGGCTCGATCTTGGCCTGCATCATTTCAAGTTTTTCCCGGCAACGGCGGCAGGCGGCATCCCCACGCTCAAGGCACTGGCCGCGCCTTTTTCCCAGTGTCGCTTCTGCCCTACAGGGGGCATTACCGCTGCCACGGCGCCAGACTGGCTGGCGCTCGATCCGGTGCTATGCGTCGGCGGAAGCTGGCTGGCCCCGGCCGGAATGCCGGATTTCGACGCCATCGCCGGGGCCGCCCGTCAGGCCTGCGCGCTGCAAGGAGATCATACGTAA
- the edd gene encoding phosphogluconate dehydratase — protein MSNLHPAIARVTARIVENSRQSRRAYLDLIARAADSQIDRNTASCSNLAHAYAGALDDQAALKRARGPNLALVTAYNDMLSAHQPYGAYPAQMKLYAREVGATVQVAGGTPAMCDGVTQGYDGMELSLFSRDVIALSTAVAMSHAMYDGMALLGICDKIVPGLLIGALRFGHLPAIFVPSGPMPSGIANKEKQKVRQLYAEGKASRAELLESESASYHTPGTCTFYGTANSNQMMMELMGLHMPGAAFVPPGTPLRSALTRAATHRLAAIGRDGGDYRPLAQCVDEKAIVNATVGLLATGGSTNHAIHIPAMARAAGIRIDWQDMDELSAAVPLIARVYPNGAGDVNQFQAAGGMGYVIGELLDAGLAHRDILTVASDDLAAYAREPGLAEGELAWRAVGASGDPQMLRPVADPFQPDGGMRLVSGNLGRATFKASAVTPDRWTIEAPARVFHRQEDVIAAFAEGALDRDVVVVMRFQGPRANGMPELHKLTPALGVLQDRGYRVALVTDGRMSGASGKVPAAIHVTPEAFGGGPLALLRDGDMIRLCAQTGVLETTADLSTRTPALVPADPGGTGRELFAMFRIHADGAEQGASAMLATAGL, from the coding sequence ATGAGCAACCTCCATCCCGCAATCGCCCGTGTGACCGCGCGGATCGTGGAAAATTCGCGGCAATCCCGTCGTGCCTATCTCGACCTGATCGCACGCGCGGCGGACAGCCAGATTGACCGCAACACCGCCTCCTGTTCCAACCTCGCCCATGCCTATGCCGGGGCGCTGGACGATCAGGCCGCGCTCAAGCGCGCACGCGGCCCCAATCTGGCGCTTGTCACCGCCTACAACGACATGCTCTCCGCGCATCAACCCTATGGCGCCTATCCCGCCCAGATGAAGCTCTATGCCCGCGAAGTGGGGGCCACCGTGCAAGTCGCCGGGGGCACACCCGCGATGTGCGACGGCGTGACCCAAGGGTATGACGGGATGGAACTGTCACTGTTCAGCCGCGATGTGATCGCGCTGTCCACCGCTGTCGCGATGAGCCACGCGATGTACGACGGAATGGCGCTGCTCGGCATTTGCGACAAGATCGTGCCCGGCCTGCTGATCGGGGCGCTGCGGTTTGGCCACCTGCCCGCGATTTTCGTGCCATCGGGGCCTATGCCCAGCGGCATCGCCAACAAGGAAAAGCAGAAGGTCCGCCAGCTTTACGCCGAAGGCAAGGCCAGCCGGGCCGAACTGCTGGAAAGTGAAAGCGCCAGTTACCATACGCCCGGCACCTGCACCTTTTACGGCACCGCCAATTCCAACCAGATGATGATGGAATTGATGGGCCTGCATATGCCGGGGGCCGCGTTCGTGCCGCCGGGCACCCCGTTGCGCAGCGCCCTGACCCGCGCGGCCACGCACCGGCTGGCGGCGATCGGCCGCGATGGCGGCGATTATCGCCCGCTGGCCCAGTGCGTGGATGAAAAAGCCATTGTCAACGCCACCGTGGGCCTGCTGGCCACTGGCGGTTCCACCAACCATGCGATCCATATCCCGGCCATGGCCCGCGCCGCCGGCATCCGGATCGACTGGCAGGATATGGACGAACTGTCCGCTGCCGTGCCGCTGATCGCGCGCGTCTATCCCAATGGTGCGGGCGACGTGAACCAGTTTCAGGCCGCAGGCGGCATGGGTTACGTTATTGGCGAACTGCTCGACGCCGGGCTGGCCCATCGCGATATCCTGACGGTGGCGAGCGACGATCTGGCCGCCTATGCCCGCGAACCCGGCCTTGCCGAGGGCGAACTGGCATGGCGGGCCGTGGGCGCCAGCGGCGATCCGCAGATGCTGCGCCCGGTCGCGGACCCGTTCCAGCCCGATGGGGGGATGCGGCTGGTTTCCGGCAATCTCGGGCGCGCCACGTTCAAGGCCAGCGCAGTGACCCCGGACCGCTGGACGATCGAGGCCCCCGCCCGCGTGTTCCACCGCCAGGAAGACGTGATCGCCGCCTTTGCGGAAGGCGCACTGGATCGCGATGTCGTGGTGGTCATGCGGTTTCAGGGCCCGCGCGCCAATGGCATGCCCGAACTGCACAAGCTGACCCCGGCGCTGGGGGTATTGCAGGATCGCGGTTATCGCGTGGCGCTGGTCACCGACGGGCGCATGTCCGGCGCATCGGGCAAAGTGCCCGCAGCGATCCATGTCACCCCCGAAGCCTTCGGCGGCGGCCCGCTGGCCCTGCTGCGCGATGGCGACATGATCCGGCTTTGCGCGCAGACCGGCGTACTCGAAACCACCGCCGACCTTTCCACCCGCACCCCGGCCCTTGTGCCCGCCGATCCGGGCGGGACGGGGCGCGAACTCTTCGCGATGTTCCGCATCCATGCCGATGGCGCGGAACAGGGCGCCTCCGCCATGCTGGCGACGGCCGGGCTGTGA